Below is a window of Bactrocera tryoni isolate S06 unplaced genomic scaffold, CSIRO_BtryS06_freeze2 scaffold_7, whole genome shotgun sequence DNA.
cTGTAAGGAAGTGACCTAAATATAATGATCACTTACGTTTTCTTCCAATTTGTCCAGGCGACTTTCCAGGTTCAATTgcttttccaaaattaaatcTAACTTGGCCATTATATCTgtaagaataaaattatttgtagcAAGTTCATACTTCTATATACTAGGAATAATTAGTAAAagtgctaaaaaaaaatattgactttaATGTTTTACGTAAAGTGGTTTACATTACCTTTGTTTGCATCTAAGCCCTCGGAAGCAGTTGCAGTTTCTTCAGAGCAAAACATGTTTTGGCTGTGCGGAGTGAGTACTGTAAAACATTTCATAAAGTCTGAAGAAagttatttctatatttatttcgaaattcttACCTTGCCTTGAAGAGCTAGCGTAAAAATTATGCGATAGTTGcacttttttccttttcaagCCCTTAGGAGTGGAAGTTGATGGTGGCGTCACATTAAAAATATCATTCGACTCCATCATATTGCTCCAACGATgcattattttaaaaagaaaaatatatataaattagtgaaattctaaGTTGAACAGATTTGATAAACAGCAGAATAAATATACAACTAGTGTGCAAAGTCATAAAAGAGGTGGtgtaaaattggaattaaaagaaaacgattTTCATGAGGTACGCAaaagtatttgtatttaatttttttttttggaaaacgtATTAATTCATCACTTAACCCACTTGCTACTAAAATGCCAAGAGCAGAAAATGATTCAAGGGGTTCACTAAAGTAATTActgatttctttaaaattgtaaCCGACTACTATTTCTGCTCCCGATTCAATACTCGTATTTATGACTTTGAAAGGTCCCGTCTCTTGACTGAAGCAAAACGAATCTTTCTCTTTTTTAGGATTTATAAAAAACGTGTCAAACATTGAATTGTTTTCTTCTATTAAATTGTTTCTTTCTTCAATTCTTAAATATAGCTGTTGCAAAATATTCGTAGGGgatttaataagtttttttaagcGCTGCatgtaattttcaaatttgtaagcAGAAAATGTGTCTAAGGGACCAAATTCTGTAGCACTTTCAGACAAATGAAGTAGGCCATGCAGGTTAAAACTTATCAAATGTTCCATAAATATTGCCAAACAAACTAACAAACTCCTCTAATAATTGTTGTACAATATTTGCTTCTCTTTTGTAAGACCTTTCGCAAGAGAGAATACGTATACTAGCATGTAGTAAAAGAAAATGGTAGTACAAATCTTCatcaacacaattttttaaaataaatataccagagtataataaaaattgtcgaTATTCAGTAGATTTCCAACTTTTTAAATCATTGAGATTTCTGCAAACTCTTCCGAATTCAGAAGGAACCCAAGAAgaaacaaaattgattttttgattcaTTACGTTAACGTTTACTTTACTTACTATAAGGTGTAGCAGCTTTTTAGCTACACCTAAATCGACGAAGTGCATGGGATCTAAAGGGAATTGAGAAACCATTCCAAAAGCTGCTACTTCTAGCACGTTTTCTTGTTCCCGAAATTCTAAATTATGGTGTGCCGGAtcatttctatttttgaatgaaaaatctgttcttaattcacttaaatttttagAGAAGCATaccctttttttattaaatgtgccTACTTGACAACATTTTGGGCAGCCGTGCTTTGAATTGTGATTTTGAACCCCAGTCACAAAGCTCGCTGGCGAATCACAAGTAAACAAACgaatattaaaacttttcaaaattggaTTTATTAAACCGACTTTTAACCCGTTTTTTCTCAAGTACACTACCTCGTCACAAAATTCTTTCATAAATTCATTTGTGCTATTTGGTTTCTGTTTTCCTGAGAAGCGGGCAATAGTGAAAGGAGTGGTTTTCGGAAAGCCAACAATTGAACCAAGAATGGGCCATAGGGCTCTGTTCGAACTTTTAAATAGCCTTAAGCCGTCGATTCCAACATCTATTAACACTTcacttttttcattcaaaattggAAATGAATTTGATTCAAAATGCTTTTGAATGCCAATATACGTAAATTCTCCGCCGGAGATATTCTTTATAActgatttaatttttgttgtttcaagCACAGTTTTTGCAGACAAGGGCAAATCATGCACtcctatttttcttaaaacactgAGCAAATCGCTCAATACGGCTTGagacacattatttttaattgcccATAACTTTAAATGCTTGCACTTTTCTGCACTTGAaacaacttcattttcattttccgaCTGGCATTCTGAGCCGGAAAATGAGAAAGAATCTTCAGGAGTAGAATGTAGCGCAGCCGCGGCAGCTTCGCCATCTTCCCATCAGCACGCGCAAATTCCGATAAACTTTTCGTATCGCACTGAACTTCTTTCACACTCCTTTTTAACTTTGcacatttcattataaaatgttttcctcttcattttttgtataaatattatcaCTTTACTCACCTGATGTAATTGTTTTGTTCTCGTTAATTCACTCGCGCGTCTTTTTGCGGCTTTCGCGTTCACTTGTAAATATgcaattaattgtgatacataTGTCGTGCTACCACTGACATGAAAATAAATGCCACAACAGGTGGAATTGCTTTCTCTTCTTCTAATTTGcccgaatttttaaaaaagctttgcaaattaattgattttgtcgaTTGGGCAACACCATTTTCTTCGTTTTGGtctttttcggtaaaatgaaacATTGCTCCATTCCTATGCACACAATATGCGCGAATGAATAAAGCATAATGTGAAAGTTTGATGTTGTTTCTTTTTGCCAATCATTACTACAAATTTTCAACATGCTTTTTTATGTATTGGTAAAAATGCTTGAATGTGTTTGAGAAtcggttatggaatttttgcaggGTTGAAaacaggaataatgggatgcccaactctcctgtcactggaaatgtgagagccgctcacctaccgaactttgacagttgactggattgggtaggttttgacgttttgcaattggaatgactggaacggccagattgaaattataccaaaaatatatgtgaacggagaaatttgttgccgccgttcaagatcgttaataaaaatttaaaacaataaaaatcaaagaaaatgcgaaatttaaacatatttcatgaaacgttttgtaatttgatgcataatagaaatcgttttctattacaaatgattaaaaacattcattaattgacaactaacaggcttaattcaccttattaagtattgaaagatcgaaagtcagtggttttaatatatcataaaatcataaaaaaggatttaagtggtttcgccatatattaaaagtccaatatataataatttgcaatcgtaataaacgttgtgcgttttaatttaaatgcccaaaaattcttattttgttcgatgtggccacaatggaaaatgttataaaaaacgcttattttgaggcgctctcacactggaataagttgggcatcccattattcctggttgaaaacaaccccatgtagCATAAAACATATCAAGCAGCATAAACAACCCAGCAAAACTTGCGTGACCGACACTCCAatacatttacacaatttttacttgtcACTAACACTCCCTCACAAATCTTTGAAATGAATAAGAAGTCAATCTAttgcagtggtcggcatgagaggatctgtcactgtgttggtgagcacgaaaaaaaagtagcccagtgagaaattggaattaaatttaagcaaattttataaataattattagtataatgaaaattaacaaaatgtcttttaaggatattattccctattatctttaaaagacttggaacataaaaggcattgcatggcaccaaaggcatttagaatcataaaatatttctcgcaggacatatttggttttgcgctatagtcttgcgtgatgttaattcgttgctggctcgacaacgactgaatgacagagcgtaagcgtacgtgtgaagttagtttgcacaattgtgctaagaaatgccgaccactgatctattgtgtcttttgtttgttttatattataagctCTTCACTCAACAGATATTCTGGGCCGTCTTAAGCCATGTGAAGGCCCTAAGGAAAAAGTTATCTTGGGCCCCCTgtgagttttattttatttattttttttttaataaacagttAATAAAGAAAGacattcaaaaaaagtttttacattaaacttagtattttattaattcataaaaataatttttcttcacaTTCGAGTTACACACAAAGTAGAATAGCTTACTTTATAAATTCACTTTTCGAAGTTTCATGgcagtgaaaatttttaaaacatcttcAAAGTCGATTTTTTCTAATACATCATTTTTTATTGCCATGACAGCTAGACTATTTGAGCGATTCTGAGTCATTGATGAACGTAGACAGTtcttaactaattttaattttgaaaagctACGTTCACCCGTAGCATTTGTTATCATCAGACATCTATATATTTTCAAGGCTGTCATGACATTAGGAAATGAAGATTGTGacatattatcaaaaattattttataagacTCCTGAGCCGACAAAAATTTGTTAGATTCTAAATCGTTTAATgtcagtataaaatatttaaaatgtatcaTTTCTTCAGCGAAGTCACATTCAATGTCTTCGAAATAACACTTTCTAAACTTTTCACAATCATTCCTCAATTCTTCAtcagattttattaaaaacgttGTTAGGAATCCAAATAAGTTTTGTATTTCTGAGTATGCTTCAAGGCGTTTTTTTAACTCTGCACAAAGCCTATCAAATATTGGCAAATATgtttctattttaaatttatcttgTCCTCTAAACACAACATCTTCTGCATTTCCttcatagtatttttttttttcgtttcctaTTACGTTGGATTTCATCTGTCCATTCAGTATCAATAATCTCATTGGCTTTAGTAAGGTAGTAATCAAAATTTTCTCTTTCTGCGATCAAAAAGTCTAACAGCGATTTTAAAAGATTGACTGcagaaattaattcaatttgtttgttttgtaaagatatACTAACAGCATTAATCCGCGCTAGAATGACACTCCAAACTACAGACATtacaacattttcttttttatttaaatcctttAATAGGCACTTAGCTTCGTGAATAACTTCTGGTTTCTGATTTACGTTGTTTATTAGGTCATGTAAAGCTTGCTGTATGCCCTCATATCTATTTGATAAAGCTTTAGTGGCATCAGCTCTAGCACACCACCTTGTGTCAGAAGGCTTTTTCAGAACAAATGATGAACCAGATTTAGTtttagcatcttctgatagACATTTAAGCAAAGTCCCCCAACGATAAGTTGACCGCGAGAAGAAGTTGTAAAGTGTTTGCATGAATCCGAAAAATGAGACTGCTCCAACGCAGCTTTCTAAAGCATGTACTCCAACTAGGTTTAATGAGTGTGCAGCACACGGAGCGTAATGTGCGAgcggattatttttttttaatatgcgcTTGAAGCCCATTATAACAACCGGACATATTTGATGCATTGTCGACAGATTGTCCCCTCAAATGTTTTATgtcgatattattttttttaaatttatttaaaattgtgttagcCATGTCTTCCCCCGTGTGGCTTTCAATTggaatgaatattaaaaaaaggttCCATTACTTCTCCGCTTAAATTCGAAACATACCTTAAAACTAAAGTCAACTGATCAGTATGTGTTATGTCTGGCGTTGAATCAACATTTAAGGAAAAATACTTGGCGTCAATAACATCCTTCACTATATCATTCACAACTCTGTCGCCCATGATTTCAATAGTTTCTTCAGAAATGGTTGCagataaatatgaatttttcccCTTTCCTTGATTTCCATATTTAGATAAGTGTGAACTGAGGAAGGGATTATATTGCGCCAATAGTTCTAAAATACCCAAATAGGTACCATTATGTTGTGAACCAAGTATTTCATTCTGCCCACGAAATGCTAATCCACgagatgaaataaattttatgactgACACAATCCGATGACATACATTTACCCAATATTCTCTTTCTTTGTTGAATTGAATCTCCAAAGAGGAATCAATCCGTCCAAGAGTACTGCGCCTGCGTATCAATGTCTGCACACATGTTCAATGTGCTTCACTTTTCTCGTGCATTTGAATTCGTTGCGCAGCATTCTTCCAATCAGAAAATCCATTTTGAAATTGTGATTGTTTTTGAGAAACACCAAAGAGAACACATGTTCAACAGTAAACATTCCCATTAGATGGAGAATACATTAGCCACTCTCTTTTAATTTTGCACCCACTTATATgattacgaaaaaaatataactggTAAGATTTCGATTTTCACCGTTGCCATAATGTCGTAATGAAGCAGAAAAGTTACTTTCAAAATGTTGACATTCTTTTGAATCACTAGTACACCAAAATTCTTGTACTTCGTTTGTGATATTTTTCCATAAACCAATATCACTCTGGTATTCCATTCCTTTTCTCTTTAAGACCGCATCCTCATTTTTCTCTTCTGCAcctttaaaatttctttcatcTTGTTTTTCGCTAATCTGTTCTATACACTGTACAGTTCGGGGTTCTGGCTCTAAAGTAAATATTGTTGTGGTGGGATGCTGAGATTGATTCTCAGATTTGCGAGTAAAACCATGTTGGAAtagttttggtgtttttttttcaattgctcaTTGAGCTAAGCAGCGTTTTCTTCTCGTTTTTTACGTTTTTGTGCTCCACTTTCATGTTTTTTGTCAGACATATTATTtgccttaaataaaaaaaaataaataatgaataaaaataataatttgaataggTACATACCTTTTTGTTCCGCAAAacaatatatttagaaaattccGGTTATGAATGAATTCTTTATATTACtaatactattaattatttaaagcactTCACAGCTTAAGAACATTTGCACaagtgattttaaattttaaatagaaaaaatgctTCTCAAATGCTTCTCGCAAAATGCGCTGCTGCAATGCCATACAAATAACAGAAAGAAAGAATTTAACAGTTTCTTGTTTGCACAAATGTTCATTATTGATCGTAACATAATTGTCATTGTAAATCAGGGGCACGCAAACGCTACTGAGGGCTTTGTAGCATGTATGcgtttttgctgcttttgtgcTGGTATTTGTGTTCATATTTGTAGTACATTGTTTGCAGTACTAGCAGCGACGCAATAGCCGAACACACATCATCGTGCGTTGCGCGAAGTAGTTTATGGAACATGTGTGTCAGCAGAGCGTCGACTGCTGCAAGCCCATGGGCTTGGAAATGAAATTTTGCCGACCACTGTTGTAAATTGTCTTCAGCAGAAgcaaatattcttatattttttgtctgCTCGTATATAATTTTGTCTGAATGACATAACGGTTAATCTGTGGCGCCGACATGATGTGCTTCTGCTGAAGCCTAcccttgaaaaatattttaattgctgaaaaaaaaaatttgctttgacGCCGGTTGCTTTTCtgagaaattgttgttgtttaagcGTGCTTTTCAAGTGGCTCgcataagcaaataaataattttgagtaatttttttttgtccttTTTATTTACGGTGCGTCGCGatcatacatataatttttttgcattgtcTTTCAACAAGTACAAATTTGTTGTTCTAATTTTTTTAGTGGGCCCCTAAGTACCGATGGGCCCATAGGCACTTGCCTTATTTGCCTCGAGGCTAAGACGGCACTGCAGATATTTAttgattcaaataaattttttattattattattcaagtTAAATTTACAATCTGTCTTAATGATAATAGACAATAAGTAAATGTGCTGTTAAGGTACAAACAAATTGTGAGTGTTACTTCATTAAGTGACCCTCTGTTTAGTgacagtataataaaaataaaaatccaaactacatacatactaatttacataattatttgctattttctttatgttaaaataacataatcatACACTAGTTTGTGCTAAAGTTATGTACAGTGAAACTTCGATAAGTCGTAACCTCGATAAGCGAAAAACCTTGATATTTCATAGTATTTCTTCGGTCCCTAGAAAAATTCGCGAAAAATGCATGTATTTCGGTCCCTTTGATAACTCGTATTTTTCTTgagacaaaaattgaaaaatgtgtatcaAAAGCCTCTACAACTCgtattttttcctcaaaagcCTCTACaattcgtattttttttcacaaaaaaccgtACGTGACGAaaacatagtacatacatatgtacaatcatttcttgttttttatgtaaaattgaaaaaataaataaaaaaactctatAATTCGTATATTCTATATGTTGTATAACTTGATAACTTGAAAAACTCCATAACTCGTATTTAAATTGTGGTCCCTTGCAAATACGAATTATCGAAGTTTCACTGTATTTGCATTACGTGCATGCGTGCTGGTTTACAAGTTTAATATGTCTTTTCTTTTTAACGTTGTTGTAGTGGCTGCCTGTAGTAATGCTACTGGATTGGGATGGATCTCTAACCTGATTTTGTATCtttcactaaacttttttatttcatctttcactttgcatatttttaaatctctgtGAATAGTATGATTTGAAACATACCATGGATCTTTTGTAATTGACCTGAGAGTTTTTGATTGAACGCGCTGtactatttcaatatttgaattgctTGCCGTGCCCCATATTTGTATCGCATAAGTCCAAATAGGTTTGATGATGGTTTTATAAATTAGTAGTTTATTTTCAACAGACAGATTTTTTACCCAGAAGCCAATGAAGACTtcccaattttaaattaatttgttcttttttcgcTTTTACATGACATTTCCAGGTAAGCCTTCTATCTATGTGTAACCCCAGGTATTTCACATGATCACTAACAGGTATggctgtattaaaaattttgattgaaggACAATCACCTTTTCTTAGGGCAAAAGTAACATGGACAGATTTATCTGAATTGACTTTAATGTTCCACATCTTGAGCCAGTCTTCTAGTTGGAATAAGTAATTTTGTAGTATGTCAGAAGATTCTGAAGGCACTTTATTTGAAGTTAGGACTGCAGTGTCATCAGCGAATATTGCTATCGTAACATCGTTGTTTTTTGGGATATCCGCTGTGAATATTGAATAAAGAATTGGCCCTAAAACACTTCCCTGTGGTACgcctgattttattttatacatacttgAGTACTCATTTCCAACCCTAACATAAAATTGTCTATCttttaaataagatttaatAAGAACGAAAAAGGGAGCaggtaaatttttctttaatttgtaaagcagTCCGGGGTGCAAGACTTTATCGAATGCTTGTTGCACATCAAGGAATACACCTGAACAATATTCTTTTCGCTCTAAAGCTGaccttattttattaaacactcTATGGCGTTGTTCAGGAGTTCGGTGGTATCTGCTTGGGTGggggaaattgaatttatccttCGATTTGGGTTTCGAACTTATTATTACGAGAGAAATACAgtacaaattttgaaacaaaaattatcaattccaagttttaggtaaacaaagtggttataaTCGAAGAGTCAACCATATGCATGCATTACATAGtggctcattttattaaaaattcgaacagaaaaatccttttacattGCGCGTTTCATAACGCAAAGCGATAACTGCCAAGTTTTGCGAATCTTTCGATGGCTTCTTCGGCGGTGATTTCGATGTCATGATGCGTATGAAGTAACGCTAATCCAACTAGTCTTGAAGCATGGTCGTCCTAAGCCATGTTTTGATGCGGCGAAGATAAGAGAAAGAACGTTCAGAGCTCGCGTTTGTTACGGGAAGTGTTCAGAATACTCGGAGATAGGTGTGGATTGTTGGGAATATGTCGACATCACATTTTCCTAATGTTTCCAGTGCAGAAGTTGGAATTTCGctgccttcaattttttgttgctgctgccagtgacattgtcagtagcttaattcacctttgaatttcaatttttgtacgcttttttcatcatccagaagattcccgaatctttctatcaagcatccgattagatcatcgatttcgttttcttttaaaagacttGCTTTTTCTGCGAGCAACACACACAATTAGTAACCATCCAAAACTTCTTGTGAAAAACGAGCTTCCAAATCTTCTTTGATGGTATCTAGCAGAGGTATGTAGACAGAGACCCTGTAGTAATCTTCGCAAGTTTTCACGTCGTTATTTTCGCGTTTCGTTTGTCGACCACATGTTCTCGGTTTCGCTTCGTCAACATCGAGTTTTTCCGCCAAGAAATTGGCCTCTGAATAAATCAATCGgaatatttcatcaactttttccctctttttttccaacgtggcaagcaacgtcccaatcatttttgatgccttcacccttgaaaagatatttgataagctggaaacaggcgaaatggagaggcgaaagctctgtgcaaagttaGTGCCTCGCAaggtcataatccaacaaaaacaatgaatgACTGATTCGGAGAAGTGTTTCGAGTGCTCTTttatcgtaataaaaccgaatttttgcgtcggtgtgtaaCAATAGAAACGcagttcttgagttataaatggtgtaactaacacgactttcttttatgtaTATAGACGTGAggtgtttttaatgttttgttaatgttaattttttattgttactttatttacattgttttttgaagaaatgaaattctcaaatgattcctacaaaagcgaatttttaacaaatgcctatgatttaaaatacaatttttgtatttatgagttgttttgaatttcaacctaaagagataaaaaaaatattctatgtCCTTACCCCGGTTCTAgactacctccccaccaatttttaGCCAAATCgcttcagccgttcttgagttataaatagtgtaactaacacgactttcttttatataggtatatagatgtgaggttttttttattgtttttgtgtttttttttttgaagaaatgaaattttcaattgattcctacaaacatgaattttgaacaaatgcttttgatttgaaatataatttttgtatttatgagttgtattaaattttaaaataaagagataaaatgtgtcctatgtccttaccctggttctaagctacctccccaccaattttcagccaaatcggtcaAGCCATTTTCATGTTATGTCGTGACAACGAAAAAcgggtttcatttttatatatatagattacaGAAACAGTTTGTTTTAAGGATGAAAGGTAGTTCCGACAGTGTATGTGATGTGTTGCGGCATCTGTACACTGACGAATTCCTGATCTTGTGTAACTGGGACTGTAGGGGAGGCAAGCAACCGCTATCGAAATTTCTGTTGTCCAACATATTATATGgtaaatttaatacatacatactatatttacctaaaaagatgtattttaaattgacttttcattacattttttatagattttttcatCACTTGTGGACTTGCAAATTTCGAGCAACAAATGCGGAAGTCCATCGAAATGAGCCACaatagatttaagcaaaaaaaatataggaaGCAAAAAGCTGaatgataaatataatattgtaataatttttttgatatatgtatatgtatatataattttttgtatctatataagaatttatagaaataatttttatgttattaaaaaaaaaatgtcaaaagatgaaggaaatgaatttaatgtaaatctaaataaaattattttattattaaaattaaaaaatatatatatatttttaaaaaaaaaaaaaatctttatattttagaGTTTCGAACTTTAGGTTGAAGGAATGACAAGCGAGTGGTTTACCCACTAGGCTATTGCAGAATGCACCGTCACGCTTTCCTGAAAGCAGTTTTGTTGATTTATactaaatttaatgaaagtgtgagaaagaaggatatagttttattacaacaaaaaatatgtgagCGAGAAGGTGATAAAagatcacatgtatacaaatGTTTTGGGAGCTTTTTTGATTCGACCTTAAGAACGTGATGGGAAAAAGTGACGCGTTACCAGCATGTCACTAGGTAACGTGACCGTCACTGTTCTAACTGggaatatgctgcaatacatatatatatagttttattacaacaaaaaatatgtgagCGAGAAGGTGATAAAagatcacatgtatacaaatGTTTTGGGAGCTTTTTTGATTCGACCTTAAGAACGTGATAGGAAAAAGTGACGCGTTACCAGCATGTCACTAGGTAACGTGACCGTCACTGTTCTAACTGggaatatgctgcaatacatacaaacatatacacatacacatatatttagttatttaagatagttttaaaaattgtatataaacaaggaaaatatcaaaataaaattagaatgaaataaTTCTTAGCTCTCAGCTCAGTGAATGttttttcatttccccccaccagaggtatggtttgataaaatcttcattgagtttttaacacatacatacatacgtatacctTAGTTATGGAGTATCAGCTTTTGgaacttcataaatttttttggcatGCGATTACAAATGTCCAGAAAGGATTTCGTATTATTACCGAAAATATTCGAAATGGCATGAAACTTACCTGCTTGGATATACGTCAAACAGCAAgttcatttcaaaaatgttttggcCGGTGAATATGGAAGCTACTTCGGTACACACAAGAAAGGTGCATGCCAGTTTGAAGTTAGTCGT
It encodes the following:
- the LOC120781584 gene encoding uncharacterized protein LOC120781584; the protein is MHRWSNMMESNDIFNVTPPSTSTPKGLKRKKVQLSHNFYASSSRQVLTPHSQNMFCSEETATASEGLDANKDIMAKLDLILEKQLNLESRLDKLEENKFSNCMDASTSKRKSERALSKATTGKSKNAIC